One region of candidate division TA06 bacterium genomic DNA includes:
- a CDS encoding WYL domain-containing protein — protein MAQQKTERLLELVSLLLKRRRPVPKPEIKELLPHYQRLSGPSFDRTFERDKKELRSLGVPVKVYSIETGEEIDNPAQAAKYEARELGYLIDHDEYYLPRLDLTAEEWAVISLVCAGPQFPASKGQAQALASLAQKIGCQKPEKKGSASELGLSANQQPGAAAEAKVLGRLQEAVKEGVTIRFRYHSISRDAKDQRQADPYLLIYNAGVWYLIAYCHKRKEVRTFKVSRIEELKLLNSQPRFKVPKDFDKTKHLDRKAWELGGGQAVPVTLKVNPDSGWLARRELGSQAVWDKETNRIKISVSNPAPFIRWAAANCDRARVEQPEEIARQVSARLQSVLKLYKP, from the coding sequence ATGGCCCAGCAAAAAACAGAACGCCTTCTGGAACTGGTGTCCCTGCTTTTAAAGCGCCGCCGCCCGGTTCCCAAGCCGGAGATCAAGGAACTGTTGCCACACTATCAGAGGCTTTCCGGCCCTAGTTTTGACCGGACCTTTGAGCGGGACAAAAAAGAGCTGCGCAGCCTGGGGGTGCCGGTCAAGGTCTATTCCATCGAGACCGGCGAAGAGATCGACAACCCGGCCCAGGCCGCCAAGTACGAGGCCCGGGAACTGGGGTATCTGATTGACCACGATGAATATTATCTGCCCCGGCTGGATCTTACCGCCGAGGAATGGGCGGTGATCTCACTGGTCTGCGCCGGGCCGCAATTCCCGGCCTCCAAAGGCCAGGCCCAGGCTCTGGCCAGCCTGGCCCAAAAGATCGGCTGCCAGAAGCCGGAGAAAAAGGGATCTGCTTCCGAACTTGGGTTAAGCGCCAATCAACAGCCCGGGGCCGCCGCCGAAGCCAAAGTGTTGGGCCGCCTGCAGGAGGCGGTAAAAGAAGGCGTCACCATTCGATTCCGCTATCACAGCATCAGTCGCGATGCCAAAGACCAGCGCCAGGCCGATCCCTATCTCCTGATTTACAATGCCGGAGTGTGGTACCTGATCGCTTACTGCCACAAAAGAAAAGAAGTCCGCACCTTCAAGGTTTCGCGCATAGAAGAACTGAAATTGCTGAACAGCCAGCCCCGTTTCAAAGTGCCGAAGGATTTCGACAAGACCAAACACCTGGACCGCAAGGCCTGGGAGCTGGGCGGGGGCCAGGCCGTTCCGGTCACCCTGAAAGTAAATCCTGACAGCGGCTGGCTGGCCCGGAGGGAGTTGGGTTCGCAGGCGGTTTGGGATAAGGAAACCAACCGGATCAAAATATCCGTCAGCAACCCCGCTCCCTTCATCCGCTGGGCCGCGGCCAACTGCGACCGGGCGCGGGTGGAGCAGCCGGAGGAAATAGCCCGGCAGGTCTCGGCCAGGCTGCAAAGCGTTTTAAAGTTGTATAAACCGTGA
- a CDS encoding WYL domain-containing protein yields MAKTSGELERLLTLIPFLNSRQGHPIADIAAELGISQAQLLKDLDRLCLYGTPPFGPNDLFLAAVDEQGRLEMAYTEQFAAPLHLLPSEAMALRMSLLPLLAGASGPYGKTVKRILGKIDQALLPQDRLAVDHLDEKIVAAAAESSNSGALEILRKARQQNRQARIEYYSGASGQSSTRIIEPYGFVLFGDSWYAVAFCHKSREQRTFKISRIKQARLLKQKYRIPEYFDINQFAQGHIFKPTGNEQKVALWFSPAIARWILERNAQAIKNKDGSAGLSLMAQNFAWIARWVLLYGPEARIIEPKEARDEVRKIIAGAL; encoded by the coding sequence ATGGCTAAAACATCGGGCGAGCTGGAAAGGCTTTTGACCCTGATTCCGTTCCTGAACAGCCGTCAGGGGCATCCCATAGCGGACATCGCCGCCGAGCTGGGGATCTCCCAGGCCCAGCTTTTAAAGGACCTGGACCGGCTCTGCCTGTACGGCACTCCGCCTTTCGGGCCCAATGATCTTTTCCTGGCGGCGGTGGACGAGCAGGGCCGGCTGGAGATGGCCTACACCGAGCAGTTTGCGGCGCCGCTCCACCTGCTTCCAAGCGAGGCTATGGCCCTGAGGATGTCGTTGCTGCCGCTTCTGGCCGGAGCTTCCGGGCCTTATGGTAAGACCGTCAAGAGGATACTCGGCAAGATCGACCAGGCCCTGCTGCCCCAGGACCGGCTGGCGGTGGACCATCTGGACGAAAAGATAGTGGCCGCCGCCGCCGAATCCTCAAACTCCGGCGCCCTGGAAATTCTGCGCAAGGCCCGCCAGCAAAACCGCCAGGCGAGAATTGAATATTACAGCGGCGCATCGGGACAAAGCTCCACTCGAATAATTGAGCCCTATGGCTTTGTGCTGTTCGGAGACTCCTGGTATGCGGTGGCCTTCTGTCATAAAAGCCGGGAACAGCGGACCTTCAAGATCAGCCGGATCAAACAGGCCAGGCTTCTCAAACAGAAATACCGGATACCGGAATATTTTGACATCAACCAGTTCGCCCAGGGCCACATCTTCAAGCCCACCGGGAACGAGCAGAAAGTGGCGCTGTGGTTCTCGCCGGCCATCGCCCGCTGGATACTGGAGCGCAATGCCCAGGCCATAAAGAACAAGGACGGCTCGGCCGGCCTGAGCCTGATGGCCCAAAACTTCGCCTGGATAGCCCGGTGGGTGCTGTTATACGGCCCCGAGGCCAGGATTATTGAACCCAAAGAGGCCCGGGATGAGGTGCGAAAGATAATTGCCGGGGCTTTGTAA